The Lycium barbarum isolate Lr01 chromosome 12, ASM1917538v2, whole genome shotgun sequence genome includes a region encoding these proteins:
- the LOC132622171 gene encoding uncharacterized protein LOC132622171 — protein sequence MLRTLRLIHVSDTELVELASYRLRDVAVHWYTVWMASRGANVPPPVWQEFIDAFFRHYLPPEVRRARADKFLNLRQGTMSALEYSLYFNSLARYASAMVADMGDRVHRFVKGLGPHLMDRCLTTCLQDNMDISRIQAHAQNLEESLQQQRSEREHDRGYNKRARSLGPMSEYRGGHKQQFLRHSGHSMTSAPPRFSGQRFDRSTHSGPSQSFSGSQFRGDAGQARPPVPRCSQCGKLHWGQCRLGLEVCYSCGRPGHIMRDCPSVGGRGRTQPSGSVAGSSSSICPMRPGSHASVGHGRGRGRVPSSSGPQHHIYALAGRQDLEFSPDVVTGILSIFSHDVYALIDPGSTLSYVTPYIAGRLKAKPESIKPFEVFTPVGESVIASRVYRNCIVVICDRRTIIDLHELKMVDFDVIMGMDWLASCYANVDCRMKMIRFQFSGEPVLEWKGNIASPKGRFISYLKARKMITKGCIYHLVRVQDVEAEPPTLQSVHVVNKFSDVFPEELPGLPPEREIDFAIDVLPDTKPISIPPYRMAPAELKELKDQLKDLLEKGFIRPSSSPWGAPVLFVQKKDGPLRMCIDYRQLNKVTIKNKYPLSRIDNLFDQLQGAKWFSKIDLRSGYHQVRVREKDIPKTTFRTRYDHFEFRVMSFGLTNAPAVFMDLMNDVFRPFLDLFVIVFIDDILVYSRSEAEHADHLRTVLRVLQTRELFAKFSKCESWLNSVTFLGHIVSADGIRVDSQKIEAVKSIYNSYGGSQLSVLSRLLQEIYRRIFFYFCTTHKADPEISKVSMDRCLFCERSFQELKDRLTSTPVLTLPEGLEGYVVYCDASGIRLGCVLMQHGNVIAYASRQLRKHEKNYSTHDLELAAVIHALKMWRHYLYGVHVDIYTGHKSLQYIFKQKELNLRQRQWLQLLKDYDVDILYHPGKANVVADALSRRSMESLCDVRPEKREMTRELQQLASLGVRVVDSGSKGTTIQNSAVLSLVVEVKERQYEDPMLMHYRDTLLRRRSHHLRLQETEFSDVEADYVFLKSFQEGLGTSEP from the coding sequence atgttgaggacacttcggttgatacatgtttcggacaccgaattggtggagttagcatcctatagactgagggatgttgcggttcattggtacacggtttggatggcttcacggggagccaatgtgcctcccccggtatggcaagaatttatagatgctttcttccgacattacctgcctccagaagttcggcgagctagagccgataagttcttgaatttgaggcaaggaaccatgagtgctttagagtatagtctctacttcaattccttggctaggtatgcttcggccatggtagcggatatgggtgaccgagtgcaccgatttgtgaaaggcctagggccacatttgatggataggtgcttgactacgtgccttcaggacaatatggatatttcacgcattcaagcccatgctcaaaatttagaagaaagcctacaacaacaaagaagtgagcgtgagcatgatagagggtataacaagagggctagatcattgggtccgatgagtgagtatagaggcgggcacaaACAGCAGTTTttgaggcattcaggccattctatgactagtgcgcctccacggttttcaggccagagatttgataggtctactcATTCTGGGCcaagtcagagcttttcgggatctcagttcaggggtgatgcgggtcaggcgaggccacccgtgccacgatgttcccagtgtgggaagttacattggggtcagtgccgattgggtttagaggtttgctattcatgtggtcgaccaggccatattatgcgtgattgcccctcagttggtggtagaggtaggacacagccttcagggtcggtagccggatcttcgtcaTCTATATGCCCTAtgaggccaggttcacatgcgtcggtcggccatggtagaggcagagggagagtccccagttctagcggtcctcagcaccatatttatgctttggctggacgccaagatcttgagttttctcctgatgtggtcacaggtatattatcgatattttctcatgatgtatatgctttgatagatccgggctccacattgtcatatgttactccgtatattgcgggtcggctTAAAgccaaaccggagtcgatcaaaccttttgaggtgtttacacccgttggtgaatcggtaatagctagccgagtatatagaaactgcatagttgtgatttgtgaccgtcgtactatcattgacttgcatgagttaaaaatggtggattttgatgttattatgggcatggattggttggcttcttgttatgccaatgttgattgtagaatgaaaatgattcgttttcaattttcgggagaaccagttttagaatggaaagggaatattgcgtcaccaaaaggtaggtttatttcctatcttaaagcaaggaaaatgatcacaaaaggttgcatttatcatctagtgcgggttcaagatgtagaagctgaaccgccaactcttcagtcagtccacGTGGTGAAtaaattttcggatgtgtttccggaagagctaccaggcctccctcccgagcgggagattgattttgctattgatgtgttgccagacaccaagcctatatctattccaccctatagaatggctcccgcagagttgaaagagttgaaggaccaattgaaagacttgcttgagaaaggctttattaggcctagttcatccccgtggggagcacccgtattgtttgtccaaaagaaagatggccccttgcgaatgtgcattgactatcggcaactgaataaggtgacgattaagaataaatatcctctttcgaggattgataacttatttgaccaattacaaggcgccaaatggttttcgaagatagatttgagatccgggtatcatcaagtgagagttagggagaaagatatccctaagacaaccttcagaacaagatatgaccattttgagttccgcgtgatgtcatttggactaactaatgcaccggcagtatttatggatttgatgaacgatgtgttcaggcccttcctagatttatttgtgattgtattcattgatgatatcttggtgtattctagatccgaggcagaacatgcggatcatttgcgtactgtccttagagttcttcaaactcgagagttgtttgcaaaattttctaagtgtgagtcttggttgaactcagtgacatttttggggcacattgtttcagccgatggtattcgggtagatagccaaaagattgaggccgtgaagtcaatctacaactcctacggaggttcgcagCTTTCTgtgcttagcaggttattacaggagatttatagaaggattttcttttatttctgcaccactcacaaagctgacccagaaatcagcaaagtttcaatggacagatgcttgttttgtgaacgtagtttccaagagctaaaagatagattgacttctaccccagtcctgacacttccagagggattggaaggttatgttgtttattgcgatgcttcaggcattaggctaggctgtgtgttgatgcaacatggtaatgtgattgcgtatgcttcaaggcaattacgaaaacatgagaaaaattattcaacccatgaccttgaattggctgcagtgattcatgcattaaagatgtggagacattacttgtatggtgttcatgtggatatttacacaggtcataagagccttcagtatatcttcaagcagaaagagttgaatttgcggcaacgacaatggttgcaattgctaaaagattatgatgtcgatattctgtatcatcccggaaaggcaaatgttgtggctgatgctcttagccgtagatccatggaaagtttgtgtgatgtacgaccagagaaaagagaaatgactcgtgagctccagcagttagctagcctaggagttcgagtagtggactcaggtagcaagggaactaccattcagaattcagcagtcttgtcgctagtagtggaagtgaaagagcgacaatacgaagatcccatgctaatgcattacagagatacactcctcagaaggagaagtcatcatttgagattgcaggagacggagttctccgatgtcgaggcagattatgtgttcctgaagtccttccaagagggtttggggacgagtgagccttag